From Micromonospora nigra, one genomic window encodes:
- a CDS encoding DUF2079 domain-containing protein has product MSTSPSPASAPEAPRRPTRDRRADLIVALLALALAGWVTSGLWRDPNVRTITVNSSDQALFEWLLAFGGHAVTHGDNPLFTYLINVPDGVNLAVNTSITVYAVVFAPLTYLIGPPATFLVILTLNLAATAYAWYWLLSRHLVRSPLAAAVGGLFIGFSPGMVSHANAHLNWTAGWLVPLLVWRLFALRRPGHWLRDGAVLGLLVAVAFSIAAEGLFFTALALGLFVAGWALHPANRAEARAVLPNFLRGLAVTAVVAGVLLAYPLWLHFAGPQRYHGTGFDAVIHSEDIAAYAAWPRRSLAGEAGLGTSLAPNPTEENSFFGVPLLVLAVACFVLVWRRADPARRATLWALGITAVAFTVLSFGPVAKVAGQRTDLPMPFDLLGQLPVVNAALPARLALVVAPVIGVLLAYAVDQLRARPPRRPAALAWAAAFVVALLPLLPTPLLTSEREPIPAFITSGVWREYVSPGGVLTPAPLTLDVYPDGQRWQAYALSHRQGEFAIPSGFFLGPGGPDDRGRIGPVPRPFSALLDQAARSGTTPIVTEGTRNEVRADLEHWRIETIVLADEVHGAKWPVDEDALRRTLTLLFGEPQRVEDVWLWRVGPPR; this is encoded by the coding sequence GTGTCGACCTCCCCGTCCCCGGCCTCCGCGCCCGAGGCGCCCCGGCGTCCCACCCGCGACCGACGCGCCGATCTGATCGTCGCGCTGCTCGCGCTGGCGCTCGCCGGCTGGGTGACCAGCGGACTGTGGCGGGACCCGAACGTCCGCACCATCACCGTGAACTCCAGCGACCAGGCGCTGTTCGAGTGGCTGCTGGCCTTCGGCGGACACGCCGTCACCCACGGCGACAATCCGCTGTTCACCTACCTGATCAACGTCCCCGACGGGGTGAACCTGGCGGTCAACACCTCGATCACCGTGTACGCGGTGGTGTTCGCCCCGCTGACGTACCTGATCGGGCCGCCGGCCACGTTCCTGGTGATCCTCACCCTCAACCTGGCCGCCACCGCGTACGCCTGGTACTGGCTGCTGTCCCGGCACCTGGTCCGCAGCCCGCTCGCCGCCGCCGTCGGCGGGTTGTTCATCGGCTTCTCCCCCGGCATGGTGTCGCATGCCAACGCCCACCTGAACTGGACCGCCGGCTGGCTGGTGCCGCTGCTGGTGTGGCGGCTGTTCGCGCTGCGCCGCCCCGGCCACTGGCTGCGCGACGGGGCGGTGCTGGGGCTGTTGGTGGCGGTCGCCTTCTCCATCGCCGCCGAGGGCCTGTTCTTCACCGCGCTCGCCCTCGGCCTGTTCGTGGCCGGGTGGGCGCTGCACCCCGCCAACCGGGCGGAGGCACGGGCCGTGCTGCCGAACTTCCTGCGCGGGCTCGCGGTGACCGCGGTGGTCGCCGGGGTGCTGCTGGCGTACCCGCTGTGGCTGCACTTCGCCGGCCCGCAGCGCTACCACGGCACCGGCTTCGACGCGGTCATCCACTCCGAGGACATCGCCGCGTACGCGGCCTGGCCGCGCCGCTCGCTGGCCGGCGAGGCCGGCCTGGGCACCAGCCTGGCCCCCAACCCGACCGAGGAGAACTCCTTCTTCGGGGTGCCGCTGCTGGTGCTCGCCGTCGCCTGTTTCGTGCTGGTGTGGCGCCGCGCCGACCCGGCCCGCCGGGCCACCCTGTGGGCGTTGGGCATCACCGCCGTGGCCTTCACCGTGCTCTCCTTCGGGCCGGTGGCGAAGGTCGCCGGCCAGCGCACCGACCTGCCGATGCCGTTCGACCTGCTCGGCCAGTTGCCGGTGGTGAACGCCGCCCTGCCGGCCCGGTTGGCGTTGGTGGTGGCCCCGGTGATCGGGGTGCTGCTGGCGTACGCCGTGGACCAGCTCCGCGCCCGGCCGCCGCGCCGCCCGGCGGCGCTGGCGTGGGCGGCGGCGTTCGTGGTCGCGCTGCTGCCGTTGCTGCCGACGCCGCTGCTGACCAGCGAGCGGGAGCCGATCCCCGCGTTCATCACCTCCGGCGTGTGGCGGGAGTACGTGTCCCCCGGCGGCGTGCTCACCCCCGCGCCGCTGACCCTCGACGTCTACCCGGACGGGCAGCGCTGGCAGGCGTACGCCCTGTCGCACCGGCAGGGCGAGTTCGCCATCCCCTCCGGGTTCTTCCTCGGCCCCGGCGGCCCCGACGACCGGGGCCGGATCGGTCCGGTGCCGCGCCCCTTCAGCGCGCTGCTGGACCAGGCGGCCCGCAGCGGCACGACCCCGATCGTCACCGAGGGAACCAGGAACGAGGTGCGGGCCGACCTGGAACACTGGCGGATCGAGACGATCGTGCTGGCCGACGAGGTGCACGGCGCCAAGTGGCCGGTCGACGAGGACGCGCTCCGGCGCACACTGACCCTGCTGTTCGGCGAGCCGCAGCGGGTCGAGGACGTCTGGCTCTGGCGGGTCGGCCCGCCACGGTGA
- the lipB gene encoding lipoyl(octanoyl) transferase LipB produces the protein MTATTSGLTAVRAGVLDYTAAWDEQRRLHEAVAAGERGDTVLLLEHPSVYTAGKRTEPWDRPTDGTPVVDVDRGGKITWHGPGQLVGYPIVRLPDPVDVVAYVRRTEQLLIDVCAEFGLAAGRVEGRSGVWVPEDDRGPARKVAAIGIRVARGVTLHGFSINCDCDLASFDRIVPCGIRDAGVTSLTAELGRPVTVAAVLPVVERHLPTLVDA, from the coding sequence GTGACCGCGACCACCTCCGGCCTCACGGCCGTGCGCGCCGGCGTCCTCGACTACACCGCCGCCTGGGACGAGCAGCGCCGCCTCCACGAGGCGGTGGCCGCCGGCGAGCGCGGCGACACGGTGCTGCTGCTGGAGCACCCGAGCGTCTACACGGCCGGCAAGCGCACCGAGCCGTGGGACCGGCCGACGGACGGCACCCCGGTCGTCGACGTCGACCGGGGCGGCAAGATCACCTGGCACGGCCCTGGGCAGCTCGTCGGCTATCCCATCGTGCGGCTGCCCGACCCGGTCGACGTGGTCGCCTACGTGCGACGCACCGAACAGTTGCTGATCGACGTGTGCGCGGAGTTCGGGCTGGCCGCCGGGCGGGTCGAGGGGCGCAGCGGCGTCTGGGTGCCGGAGGACGACCGGGGCCCGGCCCGTAAGGTCGCCGCCATCGGCATCCGGGTCGCCCGCGGGGTGACCCTGCACGGCTTCTCCATCAACTGCGACTGCGACCTGGCGTCCTTCGACCGGATCGTCCCGTGCGGGATCCGTGACGCCGGGGTCACCTCGCTGACGGCCGAGCTGGGCCGCCCGGTCACCGTCGCCGCCGTCCTGCCGGTCGTCGAACGCCACCTGCCCACCCTCGTCGACGCCTGA
- the aspS gene encoding aspartate--tRNA(Asn) ligase — MQRILSHQLTAHVGATVRVAGWVHRRRLLKSVAFLIVRDAAGLSQVVVTDPGVRAEVQRLPEETVVEVTATVVANPTAPAGVELTDPAVRPLGPPAVPPPFDLYRPALTATLPTQLDHAPVALRHPTRAAALRVSAAAVAGFRATLDDRDFVEIHTPKVVGASTESGADVFALDWFGRPAYLAQSPQFYKQLMVGVFERVYEVGPVFRAEPHDTVRHLAQYTSLDAELGFVTDHRDVMRVLRDTLAGMLATVTDRAGGALATLGVTVPQVPAQIPAVHFTEALTIAGAPADEPDLAPAHERALGEWARREHDCEFLFVTGYPMAKRPFYTHPDPARPAYSNGFDLLFRGVELVTGGQRLHRHGDYLAALAARGEPVEPYAGYLDAFRHGMPPHGGFAIGLERLVARLTGAANVREVTAFPRDLHRLTP, encoded by the coding sequence GTGCAACGCATCCTGTCCCACCAGCTCACCGCCCACGTCGGCGCGACCGTCCGGGTCGCCGGCTGGGTCCACCGCCGTCGGCTGCTCAAGTCGGTGGCCTTCCTGATCGTGCGGGACGCCGCCGGCCTCAGCCAGGTCGTGGTCACCGACCCGGGCGTACGCGCCGAGGTGCAGCGGCTGCCGGAGGAGACCGTCGTCGAGGTGACCGCCACCGTGGTGGCGAACCCGACCGCGCCCGCCGGGGTCGAGCTGACCGACCCGGCGGTACGACCGCTCGGCCCGCCCGCCGTGCCGCCGCCGTTCGACCTGTACCGGCCGGCGCTCACCGCCACCCTGCCCACCCAGCTCGACCACGCGCCCGTCGCCCTGCGCCACCCGACCCGGGCGGCGGCGCTGCGGGTCTCGGCGGCGGCGGTCGCCGGCTTCCGGGCCACCCTCGACGACCGGGACTTCGTGGAGATCCACACCCCGAAGGTGGTGGGTGCCTCCACCGAGAGCGGAGCCGACGTGTTCGCCCTCGACTGGTTCGGCCGGCCCGCGTACCTGGCCCAGTCTCCGCAGTTCTACAAGCAGCTGATGGTGGGCGTGTTCGAGCGGGTGTACGAGGTCGGGCCGGTGTTCCGCGCCGAGCCGCACGACACCGTCCGGCACCTGGCCCAGTACACGTCGCTCGACGCCGAACTGGGCTTCGTCACCGACCACCGGGACGTCATGCGGGTGCTGCGCGACACCCTCGCCGGGATGCTCGCCACGGTGACCGACCGGGCCGGTGGTGCGCTGGCCACCCTCGGGGTGACCGTGCCGCAGGTGCCGGCGCAGATCCCGGCGGTGCACTTCACCGAGGCGCTGACGATCGCCGGGGCACCGGCCGACGAGCCGGACCTGGCCCCGGCGCACGAGCGGGCCCTGGGGGAGTGGGCGCGGCGTGAACACGACTGCGAGTTCCTCTTCGTCACCGGGTACCCGATGGCGAAGCGGCCCTTCTACACCCACCCCGACCCGGCGCGGCCGGCGTACTCCAACGGGTTCGACCTGCTGTTCCGGGGCGTGGAGCTGGTCACGGGCGGGCAGCGCCTGCACCGGCACGGCGACTACCTGGCCGCCCTGGCGGCGCGCGGCGAGCCGGTCGAACCGTACGCCGGCTACCTGGACGCGTTCCGGCACGGCATGCCCCCGCACGGCGGCTTCGCGATCGGGCTGGAACGCCTCGTCGCCCGCCTGACCGGCGCGGCCAACGTCCGGGAGGTCACCGCGTTCCCTCGCGACCTGCACCGCCTGACCCCCTAG
- the lipA gene encoding lipoyl synthase, which yields MTAVARCASTATDGRRLGSVTIEHSAPTTGQAARTATPAPEGRRLLRIEARNAETPIERKPPWIKVKAKMGPEYTQLRGLVSREGLHTVCQEAGCPNIYECWEDREATFLIGGDQCTRRCDFCQIDTGKPAEFDADEPRRVAESVAAMGLRYATVTGVARDDLPDGGAWLYAETVRQIHALQAGCGVELLIPDFNAVPDQLAEVFGARPEVLAHNVETVPRIFKRIRPAFRYERSLDVIRQARADGLVTKSNLILGMGEERAEVSQALRDLHDAGCELITITQYLRPTPRHHPVARWVKPEEFVELREEAEEIGFAGVMSGPLVRSSYRAGRLYRQALDARASQAVVAR from the coding sequence GTGACGGCGGTCGCCCGATGTGCATCGACCGCCACCGACGGGCGTAGGCTCGGTTCCGTGACGATCGAGCACTCCGCGCCGACGACCGGCCAGGCAGCGCGCACCGCGACGCCCGCCCCCGAGGGGCGGCGCCTGCTGCGGATCGAGGCGCGCAACGCCGAGACCCCGATCGAGCGCAAACCGCCGTGGATCAAGGTCAAGGCCAAGATGGGCCCGGAGTACACCCAGCTGCGCGGGCTCGTCTCGCGCGAGGGCCTGCACACGGTGTGCCAGGAGGCCGGCTGCCCCAACATCTACGAGTGCTGGGAGGACCGCGAGGCGACCTTCCTCATCGGCGGCGACCAGTGCACCCGGCGTTGTGACTTCTGCCAGATCGACACGGGCAAGCCGGCCGAGTTCGATGCCGACGAGCCGCGCCGGGTGGCCGAGTCGGTGGCCGCGATGGGCCTGCGCTACGCCACCGTCACCGGCGTCGCCCGCGACGACCTGCCCGACGGCGGCGCGTGGCTGTACGCCGAGACCGTCCGGCAGATCCACGCCCTCCAGGCCGGTTGCGGCGTGGAGTTGCTGATTCCCGACTTCAACGCGGTGCCCGACCAGCTCGCCGAGGTGTTCGGCGCCCGGCCGGAGGTGCTGGCGCACAACGTCGAGACGGTGCCCCGGATCTTCAAGCGGATCCGCCCGGCGTTCCGCTACGAGCGGTCCCTCGACGTCATCCGGCAGGCCCGCGCCGACGGCCTGGTCACCAAGAGCAACCTCATCCTGGGCATGGGCGAGGAGCGGGCCGAGGTGTCCCAGGCGCTGCGCGACCTGCACGACGCCGGCTGCGAGCTGATCACGATCACGCAGTATCTGCGGCCCACCCCCCGCCACCACCCGGTCGCGCGGTGGGTCAAGCCGGAGGAGTTCGTCGAGCTGCGCGAGGAGGCCGAGGAGATCGGCTTCGCCGGCGTGATGAGCGGGCCGCTGGTGCGCTCGTCGTACCGGGCCGGCCGCCTCTACCGGCAGGCCCTGGACGCCCGCGCGTCGCAGGCCGTCGTCGCCCGCTGA
- a CDS encoding DUF4191 domain-containing protein, with protein sequence MAKPQEKVSFGQRLKQIGMVFKFTAKQDRWFAPLAAAAVLIPLALTVVAVLVWGWLWLPLGILFALLCLLIVLNLRSNRAMMNAAEGQPGAAAQIMENMRGDWRVTPAVSSTTQMDMVHLVIGRPGVILLAEGNPQRVRGLLGQEKRRLAKVIGNAPLYDYMIGQEEGELPIRKLRMTLMRLPRSLSGKDVNSLDKRLKALTARPQLPKGALPKNMRPPRGAFRQSRGR encoded by the coding sequence ATGGCAAAGCCCCAGGAGAAGGTCTCGTTCGGCCAGCGGCTGAAGCAGATCGGGATGGTGTTCAAGTTCACCGCCAAGCAGGACAGGTGGTTCGCGCCACTGGCCGCCGCGGCGGTGCTGATCCCGCTCGCGCTCACCGTGGTCGCCGTCCTGGTCTGGGGCTGGCTGTGGCTTCCGCTGGGCATCCTGTTCGCCCTGCTCTGCCTGCTGATCGTGCTCAACCTGCGGTCCAACCGGGCGATGATGAACGCGGCCGAGGGGCAGCCGGGCGCCGCCGCCCAGATCATGGAGAACATGCGGGGCGACTGGCGGGTGACGCCGGCGGTCAGCTCCACCACCCAGATGGACATGGTGCACCTGGTCATCGGCCGACCGGGCGTGATCCTGCTGGCCGAGGGCAACCCGCAGCGGGTACGCGGCCTGCTCGGTCAGGAGAAGCGGCGGCTGGCCAAGGTGATCGGCAACGCCCCGCTCTACGACTACATGATCGGCCAGGAGGAGGGCGAGCTGCCCATCCGCAAGCTGCGGATGACGCTGATGCGGCTGCCGCGCAGCCTCAGCGGCAAGGACGTCAACTCCCTGGACAAGCGGCTGAAGGCGCTGACCGCCCGGCCGCAGCTGCCCAAGGGCGCGCTGCCGAAAAACATGCGTCCGCCGCGCGGCGCGTTCCGCCAGAGCCGGGGCCGCTGA
- a CDS encoding RDD family protein, whose protein sequence is MTNPPQHPTPPASDPAFTPPDLGRRFGALVIDWVLCLLVANTFADPTRDAWAPVVVLIVEYGFFLGLFAQTPGMFITKIRCVAWYDGGRIGLVRALLRGLLLALVVPALLMDEHRRGLHDRLTGSVITAAPRP, encoded by the coding sequence GTGACCAACCCGCCGCAGCATCCCACGCCGCCCGCCTCGGACCCCGCCTTCACCCCGCCCGACCTGGGTCGCCGGTTCGGGGCGCTGGTCATCGACTGGGTGCTCTGCCTGCTGGTGGCGAACACCTTCGCCGACCCGACCCGGGACGCCTGGGCGCCGGTCGTCGTGCTGATCGTCGAGTACGGCTTCTTCCTCGGCCTGTTCGCCCAGACACCCGGCATGTTCATCACGAAGATCCGCTGCGTCGCCTGGTACGACGGTGGCCGGATCGGGCTGGTCCGCGCCCTGCTGCGCGGCCTCCTGCTCGCCCTGGTGGTCCCGGCGCTGCTCATGGACGAGCACCGCCGGGGCCTGCACGACCGGCTGACCGGCTCCGTCATCACCGCCGCCCCCCGCCCCTGA
- the glnA gene encoding type I glutamate--ammonia ligase, whose product MFANPEELLRYLKNEDVKFVDVRFCDLPGVMQHFNMPVESVDDALLTEGLAFDGSSIRGFQAIHESDMLLLPDVATAFIDPFRAQKTLALNFFIHDPFTREAYTRDPRNVAKKAEAYLAASGIADTAYFGAEAEFYIFDSIRHETSAHQSYYYIDSIEGAWNSGREEAGGNRGYKTAYKGGYFPVPPVDHYADLRDSIVRRLVDNGFTVERSHHEVGTAGQSEINYRFSTLLHAADQLQLFKYIVKNETWAHGKTATFMPKPLFGDNGSGMHTHQSLWLNGEPLFYDETGYAGLSDTARWYIGGLLHHAPSLLAFTNPTVNSYRRLVPGFEAPVNLVYSQRNRSACTRIPVTGSDPKAKRVEFRVPDPSSNPYLAFSAMMMAGLDGIKNKIEPPAPIDKDLYDLPPEEWGDVKQVPGSLPAVLDSLEADHDYLLDGGVFTPDLISTWISWKRANEVDPVRLRPTPHEFAMYFDC is encoded by the coding sequence GTGTTCGCCAATCCCGAGGAACTCCTGCGATACCTCAAGAACGAGGACGTGAAGTTCGTCGACGTTCGTTTCTGTGACCTGCCCGGCGTGATGCAGCACTTCAACATGCCGGTGGAGTCGGTCGACGACGCGCTCCTCACCGAGGGTCTCGCTTTCGACGGCTCGTCGATCCGCGGTTTCCAGGCGATCCACGAGTCGGACATGCTCCTGCTCCCGGACGTCGCGACCGCCTTCATCGACCCCTTCCGGGCGCAGAAGACCCTCGCCCTGAACTTCTTCATTCACGACCCGTTCACCCGCGAGGCGTACACCCGCGACCCGCGCAACGTGGCGAAGAAGGCGGAGGCCTACCTGGCCGCCAGCGGCATCGCCGACACCGCCTACTTCGGCGCCGAGGCCGAGTTCTACATCTTCGACTCGATCCGCCACGAGACGTCGGCGCACCAGTCGTACTACTACATCGACTCGATCGAGGGCGCCTGGAACTCGGGCCGCGAGGAGGCGGGCGGCAACCGGGGTTACAAGACCGCCTACAAGGGCGGCTACTTCCCGGTGCCGCCGGTCGACCACTACGCCGACCTGCGGGACAGCATCGTGCGCCGCCTGGTCGACAACGGCTTCACCGTGGAGCGCTCGCACCACGAGGTGGGCACCGCCGGCCAGTCCGAGATCAACTACAGGTTCTCGACGCTGCTGCACGCCGCCGACCAGCTCCAGCTCTTCAAGTACATCGTGAAGAACGAGACCTGGGCCCACGGCAAGACCGCCACCTTCATGCCGAAGCCGCTCTTCGGCGACAACGGTTCGGGCATGCACACCCACCAGAGCCTCTGGCTCAACGGCGAGCCGCTGTTCTATGACGAGACCGGCTACGCCGGCCTGTCGGACACCGCCCGCTGGTACATCGGCGGTCTGCTGCACCACGCTCCGTCGCTGCTGGCGTTCACCAACCCGACGGTCAACTCGTACCGCCGGCTGGTGCCGGGCTTCGAGGCCCCGGTCAACCTGGTCTACTCGCAGCGCAACCGTTCCGCCTGCACCCGGATCCCGGTGACCGGTAGCGACCCGAAGGCCAAGCGGGTCGAGTTCCGGGTGCCGGACCCGTCCAGCAACCCGTACCTCGCCTTCTCGGCGATGATGATGGCCGGCCTGGACGGCATCAAGAACAAGATCGAGCCGCCGGCGCCGATCGACAAGGACCTCTACGACCTGCCGCCGGAGGAGTGGGGCGACGTCAAGCAGGTGCCGGGCTCGCTGCCGGCGGTGCTGGACTCGCTGGAGGCCGACCACGACTACCTGCTCGACGGCGGGGTCTTCACCCCGGACCTGATCTCCACCTGGATCAGCTGGAAGCGGGCCAACGAGGTCGACCCGGTGCGCCTGCGCCCGACCCCGCACGAGTTCGCGATGTACTTCGACTGCTGA